From one Ctenopharyngodon idella isolate HZGC_01 chromosome 15, HZGC01, whole genome shotgun sequence genomic stretch:
- the LOC127495108 gene encoding NACHT, LRR and PYD domains-containing protein 3-like isoform X6: MQKSVSVKSDSSMDQPLKFSGPGSVLPPPVPKKPSSFDFSSVQQRKSSDSELSCVSVKSNCSMDQPLKLSGDTGPGHRSDLPPPVPKKPSRLGFDFSSVQQRRSSDSELSCVSVKSECSMDQPLKLSGDACPGLSLVQQERSDSSELSHVSVKKDRSIDPPLKLSGDTYPRLSEVFHSMEVWKRSDLPPLVPKKPSRLSFDFRRDSQLTEVLKSFRSNLLEQFKYLYERTTPHQRSHSLLNEIYTELYITESESGEISNEHEVRQIETQSRRAATEQTPIKCSDIFKTLPGQDKPIRTVLTKGVAGIGKTVSVQKFIVDWAEGKENQDIQLIFPLPFRGLNLMKDETLSLSDLLHFFFPIINKMKPFSGEYKIFFIFDGLDECRLSLDFQSNVRLCDVTESASVDMLLMNLIAGNLLPSALIWITSRPAAADLIPSECVHRVTEVRGFSDPQKDEYFRKRISDQSLAERIISHLKSSRSLHIMCHIPVFCWISATVLEKMLSEAESGEIPKTLTGMYTHFLILQTNIRHHEKDYEKNVTDEDMILKLGKVAFQQLVKGNLIFYEEDLRECGIDVTEALVYSGLCTQIFREEFGLYQGKVFSFVHLSIQEHLAALYKHLTFTESSINVFDQITKQRPKKALDWFQNAAEKYVSLSDLHQRAVDGALQSKNGHLDLFLRFLLGLSVKANQNLLQSLTTQTVSSSDSNEKTVEYIKKKIRSIKSPEKSINLFHCLNELGDYSLVEEMKYYLKYGTVRETKLSSSQWSAVVFVLLTSEEQLDEFNINHFFGGNNKSEKLEVFKKLLPVIKESRSVHLSDCGITAESCAALASTLSSNPSHLRELDLSDNNLGDSGVKHLSDVLKNPHCKLEILRMRNCGVTEKGCAALASALRSNPSHLRDLDLTDNNHISGSGVKWLSDVVQSPSCKLEKLWLINCGVTDESCSALALALKSTPSHLRDLNLSKNKIGNLGVKLLSNGLEDTHCKLEKLWLCECGVTEKGCAALASALRSNPSYLIELNMSGNKRGHPGVKLLYELKKDPHYTLEGLGQY; the protein is encoded by the exons TTCAGTCCAGCAGAGGAGATCATCTGATTCAGAACTCAgttgtgtgtctgtgaagagtgaATGCTCTATGGATCAACCACTAAAACTTAGTGGAGACGCATGTCCTGGTCTCAG TTTAGTCCAACAGGAGAGATCTGATTCATCAGAACTCAGCCATGTGTCTGTGAAGAAGGACCGCTCTATTGATCCACCATTAAAACTTAGTGGAGACACATATCCTCGTCTCAG TGAAGTCTTCCACAGCATGGAAGTATGGAAAAG GTCAGACCTGCCACCACTTGTCCCTAAGAAGCCATCAAGACTGAGTTTTGATTTCCG ccGTGACTCTCAACTCACTGAAGTCCTCAAATCATTTAGATCAAATTTGTTGGAACAGTTTAAGTATCTGTATGAGAGAACAACACCTCACCAAAGATCTCATTCACTCCTGAATGAGATTTACACAGAGCTCTACATCACAGAGAGTGAAAGTGGAGAGATCAGTAATGAGCATGAGGTGAGACAGATTGAGACTCAATCCAGGAGAGCAGCAACAGAACAAACACCAATCAAATGCAGTGACATCTTTAAAACTTTACCTGGacaagacaaacccatcagaactgtgctgacaaagggagtcgctggcattgggaaaacagtctctgtgcagaagttcattgtggactgggctgaagggaaaGAGAATCAGGACATCCAGCTCATATTTCCACTTCCTTTCAGAGGGCTCAACTTGATGAAGGACGAAACACTCAGTCTTTCAGATcttcttcatttctttttccccataataaacaaaatgaaaccatTCAGTGGTGAATATAAAATTTtcttcatctttgatggtctggatgagtGTCGTCTGTCTCTGGATTTTCAGAGCAATGTGAGGTTGTGTGATGTGACTGAATCAGCCTCAGTGGACATGCTACTGATGAACCTCATTGCGGGgaatctgcttccctctgctctcatctggatcacctccagaccagcagcagctgatCTCATCCCCTCTGAGTGTGTTCATCGAGTGACAGAGGTACGAGGCTTCAGTGACCCACAGAAGGATGAAtacttcaggaagagaatcagtgatcaGAGTCTGGCTGAGAGGATCATCTCACACCTGAAGTCATCAAGGAGCCTccacatcatgtgccacatcccagtgttctgctggatctcagccactgttctagagaagatgttgagtgaagcagagagtggagagattcccaagactctcacaggaatgtacacacacttcctTATCCTTCAGACCAAcatcagacatcatgagaaagACTATGAGAAGAACGTGACAGATGAAGACATGATCCTCAAACTGGGGAAAGTGGCTTTTCAGCAGCTTGTGAAAGGAAACCTGATCTTCTATGAGGAAGACCTGAGAGAGTGTGGCATTGATGTGACAGAAGCATTAGTGTACTCAGGAttgtgcactcagatcttcagagaggagTTTGGCTTGTATCAGGGGAAAGTCTTCAGCTTCGTTCATCTAAGCATTCAGGAACATCTAGCGGCTCTATATAAGCACCTCACTTTTACAGAAAGCAGCATAAATGTGTTTGACCAAATCACCAAACAAAGACCAAAAAAAGCTTTGGATTGGTTCCAGAATGCTGCAGAAAAATATGTTTCATTGTCTGATTTGCATCAGAGAGCTGTGGATGGGGCTCTACAGAGTAAAAATGGACATCTGGATCTTTTTCTGCGTTTCCTTCTGGGTCTGTCAGTAAAGGCTAATCAGAATCTCCTACAAAGTCTAACTACACAGACAGTAAGCAGCTCTGACAGCAATGAGAAAACAGTTGAGTACATCAAGAAAAAGATCAGGTCCATCAAATCTCCAGAGAaatccatcaatctgttccactgtctgaatgaactgggtGACTATTCATTAGTGGAGGAAATGAAATATTATCTGAAATATGGAACAGTAAGGGAAACCAAACTCTCTTCATCTCAGTGGTCAGctgtagtttttgtgttgttgacatcagaGGAGCAGCTGGATGAGTttaatattaatcatttttttgGAGGTAACAATAAATCTGAAAAACTGGAAGTTTTTAAGAAGTTGCTGCCCGTGATTAAAGAATCCAGATCAGTTCA CTTGAGTGATTGTGGAATCACAGCTGaaagttgtgctgctctggcttcaacactgagttcaaacccctcacacctgagagaactggatcTATCTGACAATAATCTAGGAGACTCAGGAGTGAAGCATCTCTCTGATGTACTAAagaatcctcactgtaaactggagatacTGAG GATGAGGAACTGTGGTGTAACAGAgaaaggttgtgctgctctggcttcagctctgagatcaaatcCCTCACACCTAAGAGATCTGGATCTGACTGATAATAACCATATAAGTGGTTCTGGAGTGAAGTGGCTCTCTGATGTAGTACAGAGTCCTagctgtaaactggagaaactaTG GTTGATTAATTGTGGTGTCACTGATGAAAGTTGCTCTGCTTTGGCTTTAGCTCTAAAATCAACCCCCTCACACTTGAGAGATCTGAATCTGTCTAAGAATAAAATAGGAAATTTAGGGGTGAAGCTACTCTCCAATGGACTGGAGGAtactcactgtaaactggagaaattGTG GTTGTGTGAGTGTGGTGTCACAGAgaaaggttgtgctgctctggcatcagctctgagatcaaacccttcataCCTGATAGAACTGAATATGTCTGGAAATAAACGAGGACATCCAGGAGTGAAACTGCTTTATGAACTAAAGAAAGATCCACATTATACACTGGAGGGACTAGGCCAATATT
- the LOC127495108 gene encoding NACHT, LRR and PYD domains-containing protein 3-like isoform X8, protein MQKSVSVKSDSSMDQPLKFSGPGSVLPPPVPKKPSSFDFSSVQQRRSSDSELSCVSVKSECSMDQPLKLSGDACPGLSLVQQERSDSSELSHVSVKKDRSIDPPLKLSGDTYPRLSEVFHSMEVWKRSDLPPLVPKKPSRLSFDFRRDSQLTEVLKSFRSNLLEQFKYLYERTTPHQRSHSLLNEIYTELYITESESGEISNEHEVRQIETQSRRAATEQTPIKCSDIFKTLPGQDKPIRTVLTKGVAGIGKTVSVQKFIVDWAEGKENQDIQLIFPLPFRGLNLMKDETLSLSDLLHFFFPIINKMKPFSGEYKIFFIFDGLDECRLSLDFQSNVRLCDVTESASVDMLLMNLIAGNLLPSALIWITSRPAAADLIPSECVHRVTEVRGFSDPQKDEYFRKRISDQSLAERIISHLKSSRSLHIMCHIPVFCWISATVLEKMLSEAESGEIPKTLTGMYTHFLILQTNIRHHEKDYEKNVTDEDMILKLGKVAFQQLVKGNLIFYEEDLRECGIDVTEALVYSGLCTQIFREEFGLYQGKVFSFVHLSIQEHLAALYKHLTFTESSINVFDQITKQRPKKALDWFQNAAEKYVSLSDLHQRAVDGALQSKNGHLDLFLRFLLGLSVKANQNLLQSLTTQTVSSSDSNEKTVEYIKKKIRSIKSPEKSINLFHCLNELGDYSLVEEMKYYLKYGTVRETKLSSSQWSAVVFVLLTSEEQLDEFNINHFFGGNNKSEKLEVFKKLLPVIKESRSVHLSDCGITAESCAALASTLSSNPSHLRELDLSDNNLGDSGVKHLSDVLKNPHCKLEILRMRNCGVTEKGCAALASALRSNPSHLRDLDLTDNNHISGSGVKWLSDVVQSPSCKLEKLWLINCGVTDESCSALALALKSTPSHLRDLNLSKNKIGNLGVKLLSNGLEDTHCKLEKLWLCECGVTEKGCAALASALRSNPSYLIELNMSGNKRGHPGVKLLYELKKDPHYTLEGLGQY, encoded by the exons TTCAGTCCAGCAGAGGAGATCATCTGATTCAGAACTCAgttgtgtgtctgtgaagagtgaATGCTCTATGGATCAACCACTAAAACTTAGTGGAGACGCATGTCCTGGTCTCAG TTTAGTCCAACAGGAGAGATCTGATTCATCAGAACTCAGCCATGTGTCTGTGAAGAAGGACCGCTCTATTGATCCACCATTAAAACTTAGTGGAGACACATATCCTCGTCTCAG TGAAGTCTTCCACAGCATGGAAGTATGGAAAAG GTCAGACCTGCCACCACTTGTCCCTAAGAAGCCATCAAGACTGAGTTTTGATTTCCG ccGTGACTCTCAACTCACTGAAGTCCTCAAATCATTTAGATCAAATTTGTTGGAACAGTTTAAGTATCTGTATGAGAGAACAACACCTCACCAAAGATCTCATTCACTCCTGAATGAGATTTACACAGAGCTCTACATCACAGAGAGTGAAAGTGGAGAGATCAGTAATGAGCATGAGGTGAGACAGATTGAGACTCAATCCAGGAGAGCAGCAACAGAACAAACACCAATCAAATGCAGTGACATCTTTAAAACTTTACCTGGacaagacaaacccatcagaactgtgctgacaaagggagtcgctggcattgggaaaacagtctctgtgcagaagttcattgtggactgggctgaagggaaaGAGAATCAGGACATCCAGCTCATATTTCCACTTCCTTTCAGAGGGCTCAACTTGATGAAGGACGAAACACTCAGTCTTTCAGATcttcttcatttctttttccccataataaacaaaatgaaaccatTCAGTGGTGAATATAAAATTTtcttcatctttgatggtctggatgagtGTCGTCTGTCTCTGGATTTTCAGAGCAATGTGAGGTTGTGTGATGTGACTGAATCAGCCTCAGTGGACATGCTACTGATGAACCTCATTGCGGGgaatctgcttccctctgctctcatctggatcacctccagaccagcagcagctgatCTCATCCCCTCTGAGTGTGTTCATCGAGTGACAGAGGTACGAGGCTTCAGTGACCCACAGAAGGATGAAtacttcaggaagagaatcagtgatcaGAGTCTGGCTGAGAGGATCATCTCACACCTGAAGTCATCAAGGAGCCTccacatcatgtgccacatcccagtgttctgctggatctcagccactgttctagagaagatgttgagtgaagcagagagtggagagattcccaagactctcacaggaatgtacacacacttcctTATCCTTCAGACCAAcatcagacatcatgagaaagACTATGAGAAGAACGTGACAGATGAAGACATGATCCTCAAACTGGGGAAAGTGGCTTTTCAGCAGCTTGTGAAAGGAAACCTGATCTTCTATGAGGAAGACCTGAGAGAGTGTGGCATTGATGTGACAGAAGCATTAGTGTACTCAGGAttgtgcactcagatcttcagagaggagTTTGGCTTGTATCAGGGGAAAGTCTTCAGCTTCGTTCATCTAAGCATTCAGGAACATCTAGCGGCTCTATATAAGCACCTCACTTTTACAGAAAGCAGCATAAATGTGTTTGACCAAATCACCAAACAAAGACCAAAAAAAGCTTTGGATTGGTTCCAGAATGCTGCAGAAAAATATGTTTCATTGTCTGATTTGCATCAGAGAGCTGTGGATGGGGCTCTACAGAGTAAAAATGGACATCTGGATCTTTTTCTGCGTTTCCTTCTGGGTCTGTCAGTAAAGGCTAATCAGAATCTCCTACAAAGTCTAACTACACAGACAGTAAGCAGCTCTGACAGCAATGAGAAAACAGTTGAGTACATCAAGAAAAAGATCAGGTCCATCAAATCTCCAGAGAaatccatcaatctgttccactgtctgaatgaactgggtGACTATTCATTAGTGGAGGAAATGAAATATTATCTGAAATATGGAACAGTAAGGGAAACCAAACTCTCTTCATCTCAGTGGTCAGctgtagtttttgtgttgttgacatcagaGGAGCAGCTGGATGAGTttaatattaatcatttttttgGAGGTAACAATAAATCTGAAAAACTGGAAGTTTTTAAGAAGTTGCTGCCCGTGATTAAAGAATCCAGATCAGTTCA CTTGAGTGATTGTGGAATCACAGCTGaaagttgtgctgctctggcttcaacactgagttcaaacccctcacacctgagagaactggatcTATCTGACAATAATCTAGGAGACTCAGGAGTGAAGCATCTCTCTGATGTACTAAagaatcctcactgtaaactggagatacTGAG GATGAGGAACTGTGGTGTAACAGAgaaaggttgtgctgctctggcttcagctctgagatcaaatcCCTCACACCTAAGAGATCTGGATCTGACTGATAATAACCATATAAGTGGTTCTGGAGTGAAGTGGCTCTCTGATGTAGTACAGAGTCCTagctgtaaactggagaaactaTG GTTGATTAATTGTGGTGTCACTGATGAAAGTTGCTCTGCTTTGGCTTTAGCTCTAAAATCAACCCCCTCACACTTGAGAGATCTGAATCTGTCTAAGAATAAAATAGGAAATTTAGGGGTGAAGCTACTCTCCAATGGACTGGAGGAtactcactgtaaactggagaaattGTG GTTGTGTGAGTGTGGTGTCACAGAgaaaggttgtgctgctctggcatcagctctgagatcaaacccttcataCCTGATAGAACTGAATATGTCTGGAAATAAACGAGGACATCCAGGAGTGAAACTGCTTTATGAACTAAAGAAAGATCCACATTATACACTGGAGGGACTAGGCCAATATT
- the LOC127495108 gene encoding NACHT, LRR and PYD domains-containing protein 3-like isoform X7: MQKSVSVKSDSSMDQPLKFSGPGSVLPPPVPKKPSRLGFDFSSVQQRRSSDSELSCVSVKSECSMDQPLKLSGDACPGLSLVQQERSDSSELSHVSVKKDRSIDPPLKLSGDTYPRLSEVFHSMEVWKRSDLPPLVPKKPSRLSFDFRRDSQLTEVLKSFRSNLLEQFKYLYERTTPHQRSHSLLNEIYTELYITESESGEISNEHEVRQIETQSRRAATEQTPIKCSDIFKTLPGQDKPIRTVLTKGVAGIGKTVSVQKFIVDWAEGKENQDIQLIFPLPFRGLNLMKDETLSLSDLLHFFFPIINKMKPFSGEYKIFFIFDGLDECRLSLDFQSNVRLCDVTESASVDMLLMNLIAGNLLPSALIWITSRPAAADLIPSECVHRVTEVRGFSDPQKDEYFRKRISDQSLAERIISHLKSSRSLHIMCHIPVFCWISATVLEKMLSEAESGEIPKTLTGMYTHFLILQTNIRHHEKDYEKNVTDEDMILKLGKVAFQQLVKGNLIFYEEDLRECGIDVTEALVYSGLCTQIFREEFGLYQGKVFSFVHLSIQEHLAALYKHLTFTESSINVFDQITKQRPKKALDWFQNAAEKYVSLSDLHQRAVDGALQSKNGHLDLFLRFLLGLSVKANQNLLQSLTTQTVSSSDSNEKTVEYIKKKIRSIKSPEKSINLFHCLNELGDYSLVEEMKYYLKYGTVRETKLSSSQWSAVVFVLLTSEEQLDEFNINHFFGGNNKSEKLEVFKKLLPVIKESRSVHLSDCGITAESCAALASTLSSNPSHLRELDLSDNNLGDSGVKHLSDVLKNPHCKLEILRMRNCGVTEKGCAALASALRSNPSHLRDLDLTDNNHISGSGVKWLSDVVQSPSCKLEKLWLINCGVTDESCSALALALKSTPSHLRDLNLSKNKIGNLGVKLLSNGLEDTHCKLEKLWLCECGVTEKGCAALASALRSNPSYLIELNMSGNKRGHPGVKLLYELKKDPHYTLEGLGQY; this comes from the exons TTCAGTCCAGCAGAGGAGATCATCTGATTCAGAACTCAgttgtgtgtctgtgaagagtgaATGCTCTATGGATCAACCACTAAAACTTAGTGGAGACGCATGTCCTGGTCTCAG TTTAGTCCAACAGGAGAGATCTGATTCATCAGAACTCAGCCATGTGTCTGTGAAGAAGGACCGCTCTATTGATCCACCATTAAAACTTAGTGGAGACACATATCCTCGTCTCAG TGAAGTCTTCCACAGCATGGAAGTATGGAAAAG GTCAGACCTGCCACCACTTGTCCCTAAGAAGCCATCAAGACTGAGTTTTGATTTCCG ccGTGACTCTCAACTCACTGAAGTCCTCAAATCATTTAGATCAAATTTGTTGGAACAGTTTAAGTATCTGTATGAGAGAACAACACCTCACCAAAGATCTCATTCACTCCTGAATGAGATTTACACAGAGCTCTACATCACAGAGAGTGAAAGTGGAGAGATCAGTAATGAGCATGAGGTGAGACAGATTGAGACTCAATCCAGGAGAGCAGCAACAGAACAAACACCAATCAAATGCAGTGACATCTTTAAAACTTTACCTGGacaagacaaacccatcagaactgtgctgacaaagggagtcgctggcattgggaaaacagtctctgtgcagaagttcattgtggactgggctgaagggaaaGAGAATCAGGACATCCAGCTCATATTTCCACTTCCTTTCAGAGGGCTCAACTTGATGAAGGACGAAACACTCAGTCTTTCAGATcttcttcatttctttttccccataataaacaaaatgaaaccatTCAGTGGTGAATATAAAATTTtcttcatctttgatggtctggatgagtGTCGTCTGTCTCTGGATTTTCAGAGCAATGTGAGGTTGTGTGATGTGACTGAATCAGCCTCAGTGGACATGCTACTGATGAACCTCATTGCGGGgaatctgcttccctctgctctcatctggatcacctccagaccagcagcagctgatCTCATCCCCTCTGAGTGTGTTCATCGAGTGACAGAGGTACGAGGCTTCAGTGACCCACAGAAGGATGAAtacttcaggaagagaatcagtgatcaGAGTCTGGCTGAGAGGATCATCTCACACCTGAAGTCATCAAGGAGCCTccacatcatgtgccacatcccagtgttctgctggatctcagccactgttctagagaagatgttgagtgaagcagagagtggagagattcccaagactctcacaggaatgtacacacacttcctTATCCTTCAGACCAAcatcagacatcatgagaaagACTATGAGAAGAACGTGACAGATGAAGACATGATCCTCAAACTGGGGAAAGTGGCTTTTCAGCAGCTTGTGAAAGGAAACCTGATCTTCTATGAGGAAGACCTGAGAGAGTGTGGCATTGATGTGACAGAAGCATTAGTGTACTCAGGAttgtgcactcagatcttcagagaggagTTTGGCTTGTATCAGGGGAAAGTCTTCAGCTTCGTTCATCTAAGCATTCAGGAACATCTAGCGGCTCTATATAAGCACCTCACTTTTACAGAAAGCAGCATAAATGTGTTTGACCAAATCACCAAACAAAGACCAAAAAAAGCTTTGGATTGGTTCCAGAATGCTGCAGAAAAATATGTTTCATTGTCTGATTTGCATCAGAGAGCTGTGGATGGGGCTCTACAGAGTAAAAATGGACATCTGGATCTTTTTCTGCGTTTCCTTCTGGGTCTGTCAGTAAAGGCTAATCAGAATCTCCTACAAAGTCTAACTACACAGACAGTAAGCAGCTCTGACAGCAATGAGAAAACAGTTGAGTACATCAAGAAAAAGATCAGGTCCATCAAATCTCCAGAGAaatccatcaatctgttccactgtctgaatgaactgggtGACTATTCATTAGTGGAGGAAATGAAATATTATCTGAAATATGGAACAGTAAGGGAAACCAAACTCTCTTCATCTCAGTGGTCAGctgtagtttttgtgttgttgacatcagaGGAGCAGCTGGATGAGTttaatattaatcatttttttgGAGGTAACAATAAATCTGAAAAACTGGAAGTTTTTAAGAAGTTGCTGCCCGTGATTAAAGAATCCAGATCAGTTCA CTTGAGTGATTGTGGAATCACAGCTGaaagttgtgctgctctggcttcaacactgagttcaaacccctcacacctgagagaactggatcTATCTGACAATAATCTAGGAGACTCAGGAGTGAAGCATCTCTCTGATGTACTAAagaatcctcactgtaaactggagatacTGAG GATGAGGAACTGTGGTGTAACAGAgaaaggttgtgctgctctggcttcagctctgagatcaaatcCCTCACACCTAAGAGATCTGGATCTGACTGATAATAACCATATAAGTGGTTCTGGAGTGAAGTGGCTCTCTGATGTAGTACAGAGTCCTagctgtaaactggagaaactaTG GTTGATTAATTGTGGTGTCACTGATGAAAGTTGCTCTGCTTTGGCTTTAGCTCTAAAATCAACCCCCTCACACTTGAGAGATCTGAATCTGTCTAAGAATAAAATAGGAAATTTAGGGGTGAAGCTACTCTCCAATGGACTGGAGGAtactcactgtaaactggagaaattGTG GTTGTGTGAGTGTGGTGTCACAGAgaaaggttgtgctgctctggcatcagctctgagatcaaacccttcataCCTGATAGAACTGAATATGTCTGGAAATAAACGAGGACATCCAGGAGTGAAACTGCTTTATGAACTAAAGAAAGATCCACATTATACACTGGAGGGACTAGGCCAATATT